A single region of the Blastopirellula marina genome encodes:
- a CDS encoding cytochrome c oxidase assembly protein, which yields MISFLTSQSLWNLSSPVWLVAVPLLLAAIVWRKKLAGANWWWFAVAMAVLVLAFVSPIGVLAGGYLFSAHMVQHLLLLLIVPLALMLFLPQHWLESLLDRPGLAKLNTLLSTPVLGWVAGLGAMWLWHVPSLCSAATQSDLLSIVRSATFLAAGLAFWWPIYSPVARYRLDPLLAVIYLFSACAGCTLLGIYITFTPVSVCPAFANPVDRIGILTSLYQAGFTPMVDQQLGGLLMWVPPCSLYICAILSVLCRWYALEEQPSAEKLPEASL from the coding sequence ATGATCTCCTTTCTCACGAGTCAGTCGCTGTGGAACCTCTCCTCGCCGGTGTGGCTGGTCGCGGTACCGCTACTGCTCGCGGCGATCGTGTGGCGTAAGAAGCTCGCCGGTGCCAACTGGTGGTGGTTTGCTGTCGCTATGGCTGTGCTGGTGTTGGCGTTTGTTTCGCCCATTGGCGTGCTCGCAGGCGGCTACCTGTTCAGTGCTCATATGGTGCAGCATCTCTTGTTGTTGTTGATCGTGCCCCTGGCCCTAATGCTCTTTCTGCCGCAGCACTGGCTAGAGTCACTGCTCGACCGACCAGGCCTGGCGAAGTTGAACACGTTGCTCTCTACGCCGGTGTTGGGCTGGGTCGCCGGTCTCGGGGCGATGTGGCTGTGGCATGTCCCTTCGCTATGTAGTGCGGCAACGCAAAGCGATCTGCTCAGTATCGTTCGCAGTGCCACGTTCCTGGCCGCTGGCCTGGCGTTCTGGTGGCCCATCTATTCGCCGGTGGCGCGTTATCGTCTGGATCCATTGTTGGCCGTGATCTATCTCTTCTCGGCCTGTGCCGGGTGCACGCTGTTGGGGATCTACATCACGTTCACGCCGGTATCGGTCTGCCCTGCGTTTGCCAATCCGGTCGATCGGATTGGCATCCTCACGTCGTTGTATCAAGCAGGCTTCACGCCGATGGTCGATCAACAACTGGGCGGGCTGCTGATGTGGGTGCCGCCCTGTTCGCTGTATATCTGTGCGATCCTCAGCGTGCTGTGCCGCTGGTATGCGTTGGAAGAACAGCCGTCCGCCGAGAAGTTGCCGGAGGCTTCCCTATGA
- a CDS encoding ubiquinol-cytochrome c reductase iron-sulfur subunit, whose translation MSDCPEVNSPTSDEDRRGFLTKLCLGLSALIGAMITLPGVGFVLAPVFARPKQTWRKLGKLDEYEVGKTVSVEFKDTIDQPWAGVTAMSGAWLRRVSDEEFIAFSINCRHLGCPVNWVEDASLFMCPCHGGVYYEDGEVAAGPPPEPLARYTVRVKDGFVEIETSAVPLTTNDQV comes from the coding sequence GTGAGTGATTGTCCCGAAGTAAATAGCCCAACGTCCGATGAAGATCGACGCGGCTTTCTGACGAAGCTGTGCCTGGGACTGTCGGCGCTGATCGGCGCGATGATCACCTTGCCAGGCGTCGGCTTCGTGCTGGCCCCGGTCTTTGCCCGACCGAAGCAAACCTGGCGGAAGCTGGGGAAGCTCGACGAGTATGAAGTTGGCAAGACGGTCAGCGTCGAGTTCAAAGATACGATCGACCAGCCCTGGGCTGGCGTCACGGCCATGAGTGGTGCCTGGCTGCGGCGGGTATCGGATGAAGAGTTCATCGCGTTCTCGATCAACTGCCGGCATCTCGGCTGCCCGGTGAACTGGGTGGAAGATGCCTCGCTGTTCATGTGCCCATGCCACGGTGGTGTGTATTACGAAGATGGCGAAGTCGCGGCCGGCCCGCCGCCAGAGCCGCTGGCTCGCTACACCGTGCGCGTCAAAGACGGCTTCGTCGAGATCGAGACGTCCGCAGTTCCCTTGACCACCAACGACCAGGTATGA
- the coxB gene encoding cytochrome c oxidase subunit II, which translates to MESTFPVFDPASPQAESIRDLFVHVLLISAGIFAIVSGLICVALYRFRVTEKLPVQDFGSHKREIAWMAGPVIIVVWIAAISIKLILTINALPTQYVKGATAEQDGVDIVVTGHQWWWEIEYPASGIVTANEIHIPTGKKLRVALRSEDVIHCFWVAQLTRKMDAIPGHENFVWLEADKPGTYQGRCAEYCGTQHAWMNFLVIAHDPDDFAAWQQREKQTSTPPTEKLASDGAALFMKLTCSQCHAVAGTDAKEDFAPDLTHLASRAQLGAGVIKNTPDNLRTWLANPQAVKPGCKMPNFKLKDEQLDQLVAYLETLR; encoded by the coding sequence ATGGAGTCGACATTTCCCGTATTCGATCCAGCATCACCTCAGGCAGAATCGATACGTGATCTCTTTGTCCACGTGCTGTTGATCAGTGCGGGCATCTTCGCCATCGTCTCGGGGCTGATCTGCGTTGCCCTGTATCGATTTCGCGTTACTGAAAAACTGCCCGTGCAAGATTTCGGCAGCCATAAGCGGGAAATTGCCTGGATGGCGGGGCCCGTGATCATCGTCGTATGGATCGCGGCGATCAGTATCAAGCTGATTCTGACCATCAACGCCTTGCCCACCCAGTACGTGAAGGGGGCAACGGCTGAGCAGGATGGTGTCGACATCGTCGTTACCGGGCACCAGTGGTGGTGGGAAATCGAATATCCGGCGTCCGGTATTGTCACGGCCAACGAGATCCACATACCCACCGGTAAGAAACTACGCGTCGCGCTGCGCTCGGAAGACGTGATTCACTGTTTCTGGGTGGCCCAACTAACACGCAAGATGGACGCGATACCCGGGCACGAGAACTTCGTCTGGCTGGAGGCCGACAAGCCAGGAACGTACCAGGGACGCTGTGCCGAGTACTGCGGCACGCAGCACGCCTGGATGAACTTCCTGGTTATCGCCCACGATCCCGACGACTTCGCAGCCTGGCAGCAGCGTGAAAAACAAACGTCCACTCCGCCAACCGAGAAGCTGGCATCCGACGGCGCGGCCTTGTTCATGAAGCTGACCTGTTCGCAGTGCCATGCCGTTGCAGGAACCGATGCCAAAGAAGACTTCGCACCCGACCTGACGCACCTGGCCAGTCGAGCCCAGCTTGGCGCTGGCGTGATCAAAAATACGCCGGATAACCTGCGCACGTGGCTGGCCAACCCTCAGGCCGTGAAGCCTGGCTGCAAGATGCCGAACTTCAAACTCAAAGACGAGCAACTCGATCAATTGGTTGCCTACCTGGAGACCCTCCGTTGA
- the ctaD gene encoding cytochrome c oxidase subunit I, whose amino-acid sequence MPLVETKETEVEQASKLGPLLAWVSSVDHKQIGIMYICTATIFLAIGGLEALLIRFQLLVPKNDFLSPDFFNQMFTMHGTTMVFLVGMPVLVGFANYFVPLMIGARDVAFPRLNAMSFWLLPMGGILLYFSFLTGAAPSAGWFSYAPLSTRPYNLMVAQDYWIIGLLCLGVGSVAAAINIIVTVLTLRAPGMSLQRVPLFVWMSLMTAILTVLALPALNAALAMLLIDRFLGAAFFQPERGGSAVLWQHFFWVFGHPEVYILILPAFGMISEVIPVFSRKPIYGYAFVAGSSAVIVLLSYGVWAHHMFAVGLGMGADIFFAVGTLLIALPTGVKIFNWTATLWGGSIHLTVAMQFAVAFLLEFVIGGLTGVMFAAVPIDWQLTDTYFVVGHFHYVLIGGTVFGLFSATYYWFPKMTGRMLSERLGRWQLWLWVFGLNATFMSQHLLGVMGMPRRVYTYDNNPGWMLLNMIATAGAVAMATGTLVLLWNIATSLRSGQLAGNNPWNGFTLEWATTSPPPAENFETIPEVRSRRPVWDLDQPEHADWKSEKTPNDNGRRPDKAMVCAWTFIVSEAVFFLLLLVSYVVFNSGEVAGPTSATALDATRTGAFTVCLLLSSVTFWFAERALKANKLKHFRGWLGLTIGLGTVFMLGQAWEYYGLIQSDITVDLNLFAATFFTVTGFHGLHVTAGLIALAILLALAMSGSFNSRRTKVFGAVGVYWHFVDVVWIVVFLIVYMGYLQ is encoded by the coding sequence ATGCCGCTGGTCGAAACGAAGGAAACCGAAGTCGAGCAGGCCTCGAAACTGGGCCCCTTGCTCGCTTGGGTCAGTTCGGTCGATCACAAGCAGATCGGCATTATGTACATCTGCACGGCAACCATCTTCCTGGCGATTGGTGGCCTGGAAGCCCTGCTGATCCGGTTTCAATTGCTGGTTCCCAAGAACGACTTTCTTTCGCCAGACTTCTTCAACCAGATGTTCACCATGCATGGGACCACAATGGTCTTTCTGGTAGGCATGCCGGTACTGGTTGGCTTCGCGAATTATTTCGTCCCGCTGATGATCGGGGCCCGCGATGTCGCCTTTCCGCGGCTCAACGCGATGAGCTTCTGGCTGCTGCCAATGGGGGGCATTCTGCTGTACTTCAGCTTCTTGACCGGCGCGGCCCCTAGTGCCGGTTGGTTCAGTTACGCACCTCTTTCGACACGGCCATACAATTTAATGGTCGCGCAAGACTACTGGATCATTGGCCTGCTTTGCTTGGGCGTGGGAAGCGTGGCCGCGGCGATCAACATCATCGTGACGGTGCTGACCCTGCGCGCACCGGGGATGAGCCTGCAGCGGGTACCGCTGTTCGTCTGGATGAGCCTGATGACCGCCATTCTGACGGTGCTGGCCCTGCCGGCCTTGAACGCGGCGCTGGCCATGCTGCTGATCGATCGCTTTCTGGGGGCGGCATTCTTTCAGCCAGAGCGAGGGGGCTCGGCCGTGCTGTGGCAACACTTCTTCTGGGTGTTCGGTCACCCGGAGGTTTACATTCTCATCCTGCCGGCGTTCGGGATGATCTCGGAAGTGATTCCGGTCTTCTCGCGCAAGCCGATCTATGGCTATGCGTTCGTGGCCGGTTCAAGCGCGGTGATCGTCCTGCTGAGCTACGGCGTATGGGCTCATCACATGTTCGCCGTGGGACTGGGCATGGGGGCCGATATCTTCTTCGCCGTCGGAACGCTGCTGATCGCGCTGCCTACCGGCGTGAAGATCTTCAACTGGACCGCTACGCTGTGGGGCGGATCGATTCACTTAACCGTGGCGATGCAGTTCGCGGTTGCCTTCCTGCTGGAGTTCGTCATCGGGGGGCTCACCGGCGTGATGTTCGCCGCCGTGCCGATCGACTGGCAATTGACCGATACCTACTTCGTGGTGGGGCACTTCCATTACGTGCTGATCGGCGGAACCGTGTTCGGGCTCTTCTCGGCGACTTACTACTGGTTCCCGAAGATGACCGGGCGAATGCTCAGCGAACGCCTGGGACGCTGGCAATTGTGGCTGTGGGTGTTTGGCCTCAACGCAACCTTCATGTCGCAGCATTTGCTCGGCGTGATGGGCATGCCGCGGCGCGTGTATACCTACGACAACAACCCCGGCTGGATGCTGTTGAACATGATAGCCACCGCCGGTGCCGTTGCCATGGCAACTGGCACGCTGGTACTGCTGTGGAACATCGCGACCAGTCTGCGCAGTGGTCAGTTGGCGGGGAACAACCCGTGGAATGGCTTCACGCTGGAATGGGCAACGACCTCGCCGCCGCCGGCTGAAAACTTCGAGACCATCCCCGAGGTGAGAAGCCGTCGACCGGTATGGGACCTGGATCAACCGGAACATGCTGACTGGAAATCAGAGAAGACCCCCAACGATAACGGCCGTCGCCCCGATAAGGCGATGGTGTGTGCCTGGACGTTCATCGTCTCGGAAGCGGTTTTCTTCCTGCTGCTGTTGGTATCGTACGTTGTCTTCAATTCCGGGGAAGTCGCTGGGCCAACCTCGGCTACCGCGCTCGATGCTACCCGCACTGGGGCGTTCACCGTCTGCTTGCTGCTCAGCAGTGTCACGTTCTGGTTTGCCGAGCGTGCTTTGAAAGCGAACAAGCTGAAACACTTCCGTGGCTGGCTCGGCCTGACGATTGGCTTGGGCACGGTGTTCATGCTCGGCCAGGCCTGGGAGTATTACGGCCTGATCCAAAGCGACATCACGGTCGACTTGAATCTCTTCGCAGCGACCTTCTTCACCGTGACCGGGTTTCATGGGCTGCACGTGACGGCCGGCCTTATCGCGCTTGCGATTCTTTTGGCCCTGGCGATGAGTGGTTCGTTCAATAGCCGACGCACCAAGGTGTTCGGGGCGGTCGGTGTTTACTGGCACTTTGTCGACGTGGTGTGGATTGTCGTCTTCCTGATTGTGTACATGGGGTATCTGCAATGA
- a CDS encoding DUF1592 domain-containing protein → MKRPLRGPQIVAILLLSWLGTRAHAEDAPSTAQQQAHRFETQVAPLLSQHCLECHAAGKTEGGLNLSRKESALRGGDSGKVIQAGSPNDSLLWTYIESGEMPPKRAPLSAEEKKIIQAWIEEGAVWTREVIDPGSHLEKQSAEVWVQRLTVAEYITTVREVTGVDISADAKRLMPPDVRADGFSNTAYSQTVDLSHVQAYAELAQRIVQKMDCGEFAARFTDCRSFDDACLSELIERMGQRVLRGPLQPWEVAAYKQIAQAVQHEKGTHDEAVAYLLEGMLQSPRFVYRIEQPRSEQPSPYELASRLSYILWGAPPDEDLIRLAEADKLRGKQLDAAVQRMLGDPRARARSSQFVQQWLELERLDSLRPNEKLYPKWSTALASDMRDETLAFFEEVAWQQNRPLADLLNAQVTVVSPRLASFYGLKPSQGQPLKGAQQSAGGSSGVIAFYDFREAGGDIVHDRTRNDSPLNLTIQSPESVRWTSDGLVVHKSARIVTTQPPHPLIESLRKTGEITIEAWITPHDLQQSGPARIVTFSRDPSNRNFTLGQDKQKYDARLRTKKTDSNGMPSVSTKDGQAKTKRTHIVYTKDKQGLARLYVDGKLAGERKGLGDFSNWDEDMAFALANEFTGDRPWLGTLHSVAIYDRALSADEVIVQYEPTRKYDLASYPQRGGILTQGSTLTLGGDNASMVSRGLFVLHELLYSHVGAPPPCVDTSPVPAKKGLTQRGIAMERINNNACGGCHSRFEPLAFGLEKFDGIGAFSEKDRFGNPLRDDGEILLPGSDKPIKYESSQQLMEILASSDRVRMGITRKLIQFAISRPLANSDQAAVEQIHQQAQASGGTYQAVMQAIVLSDLVQKFPTQETSR, encoded by the coding sequence ATGAAACGCCCCCTGCGTGGTCCGCAAATCGTCGCGATTCTGCTTCTTTCGTGGCTCGGCACGCGCGCCCACGCCGAAGACGCCCCAAGCACCGCGCAGCAGCAGGCCCATCGGTTTGAGACCCAGGTTGCCCCGCTCCTTTCGCAGCACTGCCTGGAATGTCACGCGGCCGGCAAGACCGAAGGGGGACTGAATCTCTCGCGAAAGGAGTCGGCCCTACGCGGTGGCGATTCCGGTAAGGTCATCCAAGCAGGCAGTCCCAACGATAGTCTGCTGTGGACCTACATCGAGTCCGGCGAGATGCCCCCCAAGCGTGCGCCCCTTTCCGCCGAAGAAAAGAAGATCATCCAAGCCTGGATCGAAGAGGGCGCGGTATGGACGCGCGAGGTCATCGACCCTGGTTCGCACCTGGAAAAGCAATCGGCCGAAGTCTGGGTGCAGCGGTTGACCGTGGCCGAATATATCACCACCGTCCGCGAGGTCACTGGCGTCGACATTTCAGCCGATGCCAAGCGGCTCATGCCGCCAGACGTGCGGGCCGACGGGTTCTCGAACACCGCTTACAGCCAAACGGTCGACTTGAGTCACGTTCAAGCCTATGCCGAGTTGGCTCAGCGGATCGTACAGAAGATGGACTGTGGCGAGTTCGCCGCTCGCTTTACCGACTGTCGTTCGTTCGACGATGCCTGTCTTAGCGAACTAATCGAGCGGATGGGCCAGCGCGTCCTGCGAGGTCCGCTCCAGCCGTGGGAGGTCGCAGCGTACAAGCAAATCGCCCAGGCAGTTCAGCACGAGAAAGGGACGCACGACGAAGCGGTTGCTTACCTACTGGAAGGAATGCTTCAGTCGCCGCGGTTTGTCTATCGCATCGAACAGCCGCGCAGCGAACAACCGTCGCCGTACGAACTGGCTTCGCGGCTTAGTTATATTCTGTGGGGCGCTCCGCCGGATGAAGACCTGATTCGCCTGGCCGAAGCCGACAAGCTGCGCGGCAAGCAGCTGGATGCAGCGGTCCAGCGGATGCTGGGCGACCCTCGCGCAAGGGCACGATCGTCGCAGTTCGTCCAGCAGTGGCTCGAGCTCGAACGACTCGATTCGCTGCGACCCAACGAAAAACTCTACCCCAAGTGGAGCACGGCCCTGGCCAGCGATATGCGGGACGAGACGTTGGCTTTCTTCGAGGAAGTTGCCTGGCAGCAGAATCGTCCGCTGGCCGATCTGTTAAATGCCCAGGTGACGGTCGTCTCGCCGCGGCTGGCCAGCTTCTACGGTTTGAAGCCATCGCAGGGGCAACCACTGAAAGGGGCTCAGCAGTCAGCCGGAGGATCGAGCGGTGTGATTGCGTTCTACGACTTCCGTGAAGCAGGCGGCGACATCGTACACGATCGAACCCGCAACGATTCTCCCTTGAACCTGACAATTCAATCGCCGGAGTCAGTTCGCTGGACCTCCGACGGGCTCGTCGTGCACAAGTCGGCCCGCATCGTCACCACGCAGCCGCCGCATCCGCTGATAGAGTCGCTGCGAAAGACGGGCGAGATCACCATCGAGGCCTGGATCACGCCGCACGACCTGCAGCAAAGTGGTCCTGCCCGGATCGTGACTTTCTCGCGCGATCCGAGCAACCGCAACTTCACCTTGGGGCAAGACAAACAGAAGTACGATGCCCGGCTAAGAACGAAAAAAACCGACAGCAACGGTATGCCATCGGTCAGCACGAAAGATGGCCAGGCGAAGACTAAGCGGACGCACATTGTCTACACGAAAGATAAACAAGGCCTTGCGCGGCTGTATGTCGATGGCAAGCTGGCCGGCGAGCGGAAGGGTTTGGGGGACTTCTCGAACTGGGATGAAGACATGGCCTTTGCTCTGGCCAACGAATTCACCGGCGATCGTCCGTGGCTCGGCACGTTGCACTCGGTAGCGATCTACGACCGAGCCCTCTCCGCCGATGAAGTGATTGTGCAGTACGAGCCGACTCGCAAATACGATCTGGCAAGTTATCCCCAGCGCGGCGGCATCCTCACGCAAGGAAGCACGCTTACGCTCGGTGGCGATAACGCTTCGATGGTCAGTCGCGGGCTCTTCGTGCTGCACGAACTGCTATATAGCCACGTCGGTGCTCCTCCCCCGTGTGTCGATACGAGCCCTGTGCCGGCTAAGAAGGGGCTCACACAGCGCGGTATCGCGATGGAACGAATCAACAATAACGCGTGCGGTGGGTGTCACTCTCGGTTTGAACCACTCGCGTTCGGGCTCGAAAAGTTCGATGGCATCGGAGCGTTCTCCGAGAAAGATCGTTTCGGAAATCCACTGCGCGACGATGGTGAGATCCTGCTGCCGGGATCTGACAAACCGATCAAGTACGAGTCGTCTCAGCAGTTGATGGAGATCCTCGCGTCGAGCGACCGCGTACGCATGGGCATCACGCGGAAATTGATTCAATTCGCGATCTCGCGTCCACTGGCAAACAGCGATCAGGCCGCGGTCGAACAAATTCACCAGCAGGCTCAAGCCAGCGGCGGTACCTACCAGGCCGTCATGCAGGCCATCGTCCTGAGCGACCTGGTTCAGAAGTTTCCGACACAAGAAACATCACGCTAA
- a CDS encoding DUF3040 domain-containing protein, whose translation MNESEAAKSHEPPAPQPTYAPAVMALGIMMLLWGVTTMWIMSVAGLGVMVWALWMWISDIRLDWKKENSGE comes from the coding sequence ATGAACGAAAGCGAAGCCGCCAAATCGCACGAGCCCCCTGCTCCGCAGCCCACCTATGCCCCGGCGGTTATGGCCCTGGGCATCATGATGCTGCTGTGGGGCGTCACCACCATGTGGATCATGTCGGTTGCCGGACTGGGCGTGATGGTATGGGCACTGTGGATGTGGATCAGCGATATCCGTCTTGATTGGAAGAAGGAAAACAGCGGTGAGTGA
- a CDS encoding cytochrome b N-terminal domain-containing protein, translating into MLGKIWNWIDDRSGFSDVVMPMLEHIVPRDARWWYVFGSATLCAFIVQVLTGVALAMVYVPGGDAAYESLVYITNDATLGYLVRGMHYYGATAMVMLAVIHMTQVYLHASYKYPREMNWMSGVVLLFVVLGMAFTGQLLRWDANGVWSVMVAAEMAARVPFVGGYISQFLMGGETVGGSTLSRFFAIHVFILPGLIFAGVGLHLWLILRHGISEMPKADQPVVPETYKQEYEGRLEKTGVPFWPIAAWRDVVFSAIMVAVIVGCAIFVGPPALGPAPNPANIHANPMPDWYFWWYFAVLSMLPPELETYVILGMPVLGAIGLFVVPMLSNRGHRAPSKRPWAVAVVIFGATAFVVLTIYGYQKPWSPDFDVKPLPPEVVRSDDPNIQHGAVLLRDKGCLYCHNVDGFGGYRGPELSVIGNRLDRGELVIRINNGGYNMPSFASSLTAEELRQMVDFLLTRTDHPKQTPGEDPSN; encoded by the coding sequence ATGCTGGGCAAGATTTGGAACTGGATCGACGATCGTAGCGGTTTCTCGGATGTCGTCATGCCGATGCTCGAGCATATCGTCCCACGCGATGCCCGCTGGTGGTACGTCTTCGGCAGTGCGACCCTCTGCGCGTTCATCGTCCAGGTGCTCACCGGCGTCGCGCTGGCGATGGTCTATGTGCCTGGTGGCGATGCCGCCTACGAAAGTCTGGTGTACATCACCAACGACGCCACTCTGGGCTACCTGGTACGAGGAATGCATTACTACGGCGCGACCGCCATGGTAATGCTGGCCGTCATTCACATGACGCAGGTCTACTTGCATGCATCGTACAAGTACCCGCGCGAGATGAACTGGATGAGCGGCGTCGTGCTGCTATTCGTCGTGCTGGGGATGGCCTTCACCGGGCAGCTTCTGCGGTGGGATGCCAACGGTGTGTGGTCGGTGATGGTCGCCGCCGAGATGGCGGCCCGTGTGCCGTTTGTTGGTGGGTACATCTCGCAGTTTTTGATGGGGGGCGAAACGGTCGGCGGTTCGACCCTCAGCCGCTTCTTCGCCATTCATGTCTTCATTTTGCCAGGGCTGATCTTCGCCGGCGTTGGCTTGCACTTGTGGCTCATCCTGCGGCATGGCATCTCCGAAATGCCCAAGGCCGACCAGCCGGTCGTGCCGGAAACTTACAAACAGGAGTACGAAGGCCGCCTCGAAAAGACAGGCGTTCCGTTCTGGCCAATTGCCGCGTGGCGCGATGTCGTCTTTTCGGCAATCATGGTGGCCGTGATCGTCGGGTGTGCGATCTTTGTCGGCCCCCCTGCCCTCGGCCCAGCCCCCAACCCAGCTAACATTCACGCCAACCCCATGCCCGATTGGTACTTCTGGTGGTACTTCGCCGTCCTCTCGATGCTGCCGCCGGAACTCGAAACGTATGTGATCCTCGGCATGCCTGTTCTCGGGGCGATTGGTCTGTTCGTCGTGCCGATGCTTTCCAATCGTGGACACCGGGCACCCTCGAAGCGTCCCTGGGCGGTCGCCGTGGTGATTTTCGGGGCAACGGCCTTTGTGGTCCTCACGATCTACGGCTATCAGAAACCGTGGTCGCCCGACTTCGATGTTAAGCCGCTGCCGCCGGAAGTGGTACGCTCGGACGATCCCAACATCCAGCACGGGGCGGTTCTGCTGCGCGATAAGGGGTGTCTCTATTGCCACAACGTCGACGGCTTCGGCGGGTATCGAGGGCCGGAACTGTCGGTTATCGGCAATCGCCTGGACCGGGGAGAACTGGTCATCCGTATCAACAACGGCGGCTATAACATGCCCTCGTTTGCCTCTTCGCTGACGGCCGAAGAACTGAGGCAGATGGTCGACTTCCTGCTGACCCGGACCGACCATCCCAAGCAAACACCAGGCGAAGATCCGTCAAACTAG